GCGCAATATATGGTCTAATATCCACCTGTTCAATAAAGATTTAATAGAAGATCCATCAAAAAGGGTACCTGGAATGGATCAACCACGGTGGGTCTGGGTGAAATTAAACAGACTAAGAACTGGCCATGCCAGATGTAAGTCAATGTTGTTTAAATGGAAGGCTACAGAAAATCCGTATTGCCAATGTGGCCACGTGGAAGAAACAATTCAACATCTTGTTGAAGAATGCCAAATTACAAGTATTCAAGGAGGCTTCAATGAAATCCATCAACTGTCGCCACAAGCTAAAACTTGGTtatctactataaaagttttgtgATTTCTTCTACATACAATGTACTATTGTCCATTTTTTTCTGTCATacgaatatatatatatatatatatatatatatatatatatatatatatatatatatatatatatatatatattactgtgatgatcgcggtatttaaaattttattttattaaccagcgcaaaatattcggagtcagtttaaacgtttagttctttggcaatattaattcaacttcaattcaaaagttttcaacaaattttaatttaacttatttattcctttgttagcattaaaatgtttagaaaattatcgttcccacgaaactttccaagaactgttTAAATcgttataaatcgccaaattgggtggtcgaaaggccatgtgttttaacaagtggacatgcaaagatatgggggttggcgacggcctggctctgcaccacagtcgcccagctaatccaatgattttctcacaaaagcataattaacttacttttgtttaaaatagccaaaatttattgataaacctaaaattaaatccaatattttgtttagaaattaactagtcacgtttcaaaaagaaaggaatttatgagccaatttaagaCAGGTTGATGATCAGTAAATAACTCGGGAaggaatcaaaatttcatcttattcaaaattcccgtaacgtttcgtaccaaaaagttgagtctttatgcagtgtactTCAGTCatcgaataaaattgaataattcattttattcgacgtaattgttaacaaattgttgcaaaacttcaagaacgaattggtcgattgaaattcatgtctgttaactagattagcatagccaaaacgacgctggtcaagtgccgcttgaatagggggtgttgacaaattcgttacagaacagagcttttaaaagaatatcaaattacaagcacacgtgtgcattccttataagaaattgcagcgTAATTAAcgatttctttgttaaatcaaaatcagatcacgaaaccagtagtttagaaaaacacgcgtaatttttctgaacattttgatgtaaaatttaaccctaatatttaaggcgagccgtcgaaattcggatgtataaatcattctatttaataaaattattgtaagcaaaaaaaattgcatgacacgattgctgcccgttactaacataatcataagaggaaagtagacaggaaaatccctaaggaaattggagaaaacgcggaaatgttaaaatagtaccggtgtagtactgggggcgacaactaacaaggggtagtacgaccaaaattacagtttcctcacggggttcttccctatattttctgtgttatttaaacaaacaaaatttgttgttacacaaaattcatttcattgtgttccaaaaacaacttcagacctgacaacaaccaattttggagtttaatttctctttcaggatatttggggaaattccatagcgttcttgtattgtattcagttcagatcgacgattaccaaatttaatgtttaattataatgaaattgttaatcggaaaacaccccagctgttaattaataataatacttagaaagttaaacaaggtttgatcaaatgccaagacatcataagagtcaaatttgcaaaatttcgcatatgtggaaactacttaacaagggtagtggggtaagcgagttagtgtagcttacgcaagatTAGCCCTTGACTTTGGGAGGGATTggatttttgacggtctttcgaggtagtcgattgtcgtgttgtcctttaaaacttttataaatttaaaacatcttcgtttgcctttttagtgcgtctaaattgtactaagcgcatttaattgtaattttaaattaaattaatttaaattcttgaattaagtgatagcgttagtgattagtgagtaagttaaaaacgagacaagtttagtgttcgtttgattaggtagtgctgcgaactacaacaccttgggaagcagctaacattctgcgttaggaggattaaaatttctaggtaaGCCCTCTAAAGggttaattagttttattcaattaattttataatattattttgagtttCTTCAAAGTTATTTCGTAATAGTGATCATTGTCATTCATCTCATAAAATTCTAGTGACCACAAATTATTTGTTCTCCAAAATTTAGGCGATAAACGCGTTATCAAAATTTCGTGCTTCAcacataaattattcaaatttaagaaaaatggtattttacttaaaaccaCCTCGCAACAACAAATTCTAGTTCCCTTTTGAATATCACTCATTTAAGTTACAATATTAGAAGTTAGTCATCACGTTGTTAcaacaaatttgagtgaaaagGCATCcaacaaatattaaacaacaaccaaaaactaaaaccaAAACTCACGATGCTTTTCAAACTGTTGTATACAAATAGTTTAAATTTCATATGCCAAAACCCTACGAAGTAGAATGTTGTTGCTAGTTAAAGATAGGgttagagtagaacgatttctctgTCGTGACGtgttaggcgataaagcaaaagaatgtttctcttttgcgtccagatcagaaattacaggctcgtgagttggccatcttcatgggaagagtcgtagtccccggggacgctcttccccaactttaacaaggtctaagacgcggtggcaggtcgtagtttccgcccgttgtacttagaatggacgttgtaattcccgtcccaacggcaagtacttccaaATACTTGTaggctactacggacgatcgagcagacataatcatccgtgattatctgtaataaactgatatcgcgacatggcaaagttctgcacaagtctttgtcaaagctcgtggacggaaaactttagagagaaattacttctacatttattcagattgatttgtaaaagcttgtgTGTCCGGGTTTTGTTCGGAATTTGTcctaggtgttgatcacctgacttttaccggagacggtacttcggcactagggcgtaaaaaaaaattaaatgcgatgcacgtatcaaacattccgcgagcatgttataatccgactctggtacaagtaatttagaaacgcgCTGTCAGTTGCCTGGATCATATAAGTTCGAACAATATCGTCTGAAACATAGGTTAAATTTGCTGAATAttactgaattaaattaattcaggtTAATATCAAAGAGTTATCAAGAAAAACTTTTCGTATCACTCAACGActacaaaactattttaaatttaatacaaaacgaattgtggttacgatTCTGATATATTTTGACGACTTTATAACACATACACCCATAAACCATTagccaaatttgatcaaactttcataaccattgattattgtaatccataCAACGGAATATCCTttcttcttgtaataaataactttggaggaaacttgtggtttaaatcccttctcccatgcgttttgacactactttgaatccggacttgcATTACGGATAAATCCTGAACCCTTTttgataagaattaagatcaaattgcGATATCACtataagagtgacttcgtacatcaaaccaacacaacgtaggtaagtAAAATAATCATGTAGCGgatcaattaactagacgagccaaatcatttcaaaaaaaaaacaaaagtaaaattcaagattaattaaataaataaattaaataagttgtaaatcatttaaacatcgatcaaccatcatcaatcacggtctcactacatatttacatttatttttggtgccGTGACCAGGATTCAAAGTCATAAAGTGTCATTTGCGAGGGGAAAATTGCCGTAAATAAGATACTgctgtgttattaaaatttctaagaCTCCAATTTATTTGATCGTTCGATACCCGAGATTGAAGGTTGTCGACATGGAAAACAACAGGAACACCGGAAACGCCGGAGCCCCACCGCAAGAAATGCCGACGTGGTTCGTTCGTTGGTTAAACTCCCAACAACCAAGGAATGCGCCAAACTTCGCGGCGCCATCGACGTCGACAGCGGTTCAAAGACCGCTAGCCGTCCTTCAGGTACGGCCAAGTACCAGCGCCGCCGCTGATGCCGATGGCTGGCAAGTCACTCCACTGCCTAGCGACGGGACGACTTCGCCAGAACCCGACCCGGAAATTCCGGTAGCTCCGGAACCAGCCCCTCTTGCGAGCCCTTTTGTGCAAGAGCCGGGAAGTTCGACCACATCAGCGACTTCGGGAGCAGTGATGGCCTCACCACCTATGCCAATCACAACAGACAATGTGACCGCGTATTAGAGAAAATCTGTACCACCACGGATGCTGCCGAATTCCTGGCAACTCAAGAAATTCCAGGGcaaaatccgggagagaaaACCAACATCGCTCCCAGGGAACGACCCCGCGCAACAGACCACCAGTTGCGTAACGAGCCAAAGCGCCCGCGGCCAAACATTGACCGCCACGAAGTAACTCGTCCTGCGGCTCCTGCAAATCGTGGAAATGGTTTCCAAAAACGCTCAAGTGACAACCAACAATGGCGCAACAACCAACCCAGCACCAGCAACAACCGTTGGCACAACAACAACGGAAACAACAGCAACAATCACTGGCGCAAAAACAACCCCAAcgacaacaacaacaacacaagttCGAGAGCGCAGGGTGAAACATCATGAAACTCCAAGGATTCGGGAAACGGGGGCGGAGTACAGAACGGGGCCTAAGGTACTCCGGCCAGCAGCACGGCCCACAAAGCGACAGCAGGAACCAACAATTAAGGACGGGAGAGAAACGTAAACGTTCAACTTCGACACAGTCAACAGAAGGGGAAAACGATGCTCGACCGCGAGCATCCCAGGttaagttaaatgttttttctataattaaatcCGCTGTCGCAGGTAACAACAACGAACAGAGGGTCGTGCCGGAGATTAAGATCCAAATCTCCCAACAACAATCAGTCACCGCGCTTTTGGACACCGGAAGTGAAGTCAGCTGTATTTCCGAAGAAGTTTGGTCCAAGTTGATCGAGACCGGAAACAAACCGCCCACGTTACCGGTTACCTCAATCCATCTTCGTGGAGCCATCGGTCAGCGAAGTTGCCAGGTTGTTATTCAGTGTTACCTGGAAATCAAAATCGACGAACATCTCTACCCCGTCGTGGCGCTtgtcgtcaaaaatttaatcaagccAACCATTTTGGGAGCAGACTGGCTAAATGAACAACGCGCGGTCATCGATTTCGATAACAACGAAATCCTTTTGAGAAACGGGGAGAAGCACCACAGTTTTCCGTTTAGAAAAACCACGGAGATACCACCGGAACCGGAGGATTATGTGGAAGATCTTGTTGGTCACATCGAAGTCAATCATTCGGCGCCGATCACGACTTGTAACAAAAAGCAACACTTAGAGTCACCCAGTGCCCTACAAGCCAAGGTGGACCCATTAAAAATTCCTGGGGCcgagaaacggaaattaaTACACCTGCTGCAGGAGTATAGATGTATCTTTAGTTCGCGTCCAGGGCTAACACACAAATACACTCacgaaataaaactacacGACAAGACTCCCTTCTTGAAACGACCGTACCCAGtaccttttgctctacgccCTGCCGTCGACGCCACAATTCAGGAAATGTTAGACTTGGGGGTGATAAAACGTGAGGCGTCACCTTACGCAAGTCCAATGACGGTAGTGAAAAAGAAAGATGGAACGGTGAGAATTTGCCTCGACGCCCGAATGATCAATTCCAAAATGATCGCCGATTGTGAGTCACCACCCGCTGCTGACGAATTATTACGTCGATTTCACGGAATTCGCTACATGTCCACCATTGATTTGAGATCGTCGTACTGGCAAATCCCACTTTCGCCAGAAAGCAGACAGTACACCGCCTTTCTGTACAACGGTCGCAGTTACACATACCAATTCCTACCTTTCGGGTTAAAAACTGCTGTGGGTTCATTCAGTCGTGCAATGGACGTAGTTTTAGGAACAAAAGTTCGCGAATTCGTCGTGAATTATATCGACGATTTGTTAGTGGCTTCCGAAACGCTAAACGAGCATTTGGAACACCTCCGacaagttttcgaaaaattgaagCAAGCTAGAATGAcgataaatctcgaaaaatccaatttcatacaaaaggaAGTGAAATTTCTGGGGCACATTCTCACAATCAACGGTATCAAAAAGCCGACCCGGAAAAAATCAGCGCCATCCGAAATTTTCCGGTTCCCCAGAAAACTAAACACGTTCAAGCCTTCCTgggactttgtaatttttatcgaaaattttgtgctCGATACAGTGCAGCCACACAAGACTTAAACAAACTACTTCGTAAGGGTGAAAAATGGAGATGGGGACGAAATGAACAAAAAGCTTTCGATCGTGTGAAAGATCTGTTCCTCGAAGCTGTGTTGTTACATTACCCCGacctgaataaaatattctacgtcCAAACTGACAGTTCTGGTTACGGATTGGGGGCGGAATTGTATCAAATTTAGGAAGACGGTTCGCGAGGTGTGATCGCTTTTGCAAGTCGCTCTTTGAAAGGACCCGAACTCAACTACACGACTACAGAAAAGGAATTACTCGGCGTCATTTTTGCCTTACACAAATTTCGAATCTACATCCAAGCCACAAAAATCATCATCCGAACCGACCACCAAGCTTTGAAATTTCTGAGCCGATGTCGTTTGCTCAGTGAACGCCTAACTCGATGGACTTTGATACTAGGACAGTACGACTACGAAATCGAGTTGGTAAAAGGAAAGGATAATGTAGTTGCCGACATCCTGTCACGATATCCGTCCGACGGTGAAGCCAGTTATGAATATCCACGTGAACAACCAATAGTTGCAATGTTTGAAGTCAACAACACACCTGAAATTCTCCAACTGATGTCCGATCTCAAACAACACCAATCAGATGATCCTGTTTTGAGTCAAATAATTGCCAACAAACAATCCGGTGCAGCTGCTCCAGATGCGAGAACTCAACAGGTTTGGTCCCAAtataatttcacaaataatgtGTTAGTTCACAGATCTCAAAATTCAAACGACGTTTGCCTGGCCATACCTGAGAGTTTGGTAATTAAGCTCGTGGATTACCATCACCAACTCCTGGGCCATTTCGGGGCAACCAAAGTGTACAATTCCATGAAGCGCGAGTACTACTGGCCGAACATGTACCGTACAATTAAGAAACGTCTACGAAGTTGTGACCTTTgtcagaaaacaaaaagttcCAACCGTCCACATCAGGGTCCACTAACGCCAATCCTTTACGACCACATTGGAGACCTAGTTTGCGTCGATTTCTATGGGCCTTTGCCAACAGGACGATTGGGGGCGTCCTATGTATTTGTGGTCATTGACGTCTTCAGCAAGTTTCTCAAACTTTACCCACTGAGAAAAGCCACCGCCAAAATCGCTGCCAAACGTCTCATAGAGGATTTCTCTGGGTACATCAAACCCAAATGTGTGTTAAGCGACCACgggacacaatttatttcgaacaCATGGCAGAATAGTTTGAGAGCTGCCGACATTCAACCAACGCTCTCGTCGATTCGTCACCCAGAATCGAACCCTAGCGAGCGCGTAATGCGGGAGCTGGGGAGAATTTTCCGAGCGTATTGTAGAGAAAACCACGCCAGTTGGGTCAACCATTTGAGCAACATCGAAGATTGTTTGAACTACGTGCCACACATCAGTACCGGATTTTCCCCATATGAAATCCTATACGGCAGAACACCACCAAACCCACTAGATGCAGTCACATTGGGTTTACTGCCTGTACGTCCGCCACTCACGAGAGAAGAAATTCATGAAAAGGCTCGCGAAAACTTGAGACATCACGCGAACTTACGGCAGAAAAACCAAAAGGGTGAAGTTACCGTACTGAAAATTGAAGATTGGGTCCTACTGAAGAACAAAGTAACTTCCGATACCAGAACCCACCAATTCGCCAAGTTCATGCCTTTGTACAGTGGTCCGTACAAAATAATCGCCAAGCCTCATCCAAACACATACCAAATCGCCGACCCAGTGACGAACGAAATTAAAGGTGTATACAACATGACAAATCTGAAATTCTACCACCGACGAgacgactaaaataaaaccgcAAGAAGCTTCATGAGGGCCAATCTCGAGGCGTATCTACCAATTCGAGCGTTTCTGACATTATGTGCGCATCCACCATCTGGTGATTCCACCATTCCGACCACCAACAAGAGGACAGCAAACCTACACGCGGCGTCTTACGCTGCATCTACGAAGCAACGCAAGACAGGGGGCGAatgtgatgatcgcggtatttaaaattttattttattaaccagcgcaaaatattcggagtcagtttaaacgtttagttctttggCAACTTcaattcaacttcaattcaaaagttttcaacaaattttaatttaacttatttattcctttgttagcattaaaatgtttagaaaattatcgttcccacgaaactttccaagaactgttaaaatCGTTATAAGtcgccaaattgggtggtcgaaaggccatgtgttttaacaagtggacatgcaaagatatgggggttggcgacggcctggctctgcaccacagtcgcccagctaatccaatgattttctcacaaaagcataattaacttacttttgtttaaaatagccaaaatttattgataaacctaaaattaaatccaatattttgtttagaaattaactagtcacgtttcaaaaagaaaggaatttatgagccaatttaagacacgttgatgatcagtaaaTAACTCGGAAaggaatcaaaatttcatcttattcaaaattcccgtaacgtttcgtaccaaaaagttaagtctttatgcagtgtactTCAGTCatcgaataaaattgaataattcattttattcggcgtaattgttaacaaattgttgcaaaacttcaagaacgaattggtcgattgaaattcatgtctgttaactagattagcatagccaaaacgacgctggtcaagtgccgcttgaatagggggtgttgacaaattcgttacagaacagagcttttaaaagaatatcaaattacaagcacacatgtgcattccttataagaaattgcagcgTAATTAAcgatttctttgttaaatcaaaatcagatcacgaaaccagtagtttagaaaaacacgcgtAATTTTTCTGatcattttgatgtaaaatttaaccctaatatttaaggcgcagccgtcgaaattcggatgtataaatcattctatttaatgaaattattgtaagcaaaaaaattgcatgacacgattgctgcccgttactagcataatcctaagaggaaagtagacaggaaaatccctaaggaaattggagaaaaacgtggaaatgttaaaatagtaccggtgtagtactgggggcgacatctaacaaggggtagtacgaccaaaattacagtttcctcacggggttcttccctatattttctgtgttatttaaacaaacaaaatttgttgttacacaaaattcatttcattgtgttccaaaaacaacttcagacctgacaacaaccaattttggagtttaatttctctttcaggatatttgggaaaattccatagcgttcttgtattgtattcagttcagatcgacgattaccaaatttaatgtttaattataatgaaattgttaatcggaaaacaccccagttgttaattaataataatacttagaaagttaaacaaggtttgatcaaatgccaagacatcataagagtcaaatttgcaaaatttcgcatatgtggaaactacttaacaagggtagtggggtaagcgagttagtgtagcttacgcaagatTAGCCCTTGACTTTGGGAGGGATTggatttttgacggtctttcgaggtagtcgattgtcgtgttgtcctttaaaacttttataaatttaaaaacatcttcgtttgcctttttagtgcgtctaaattgtactaagcgcatttaattgtaattttaaattaaattaatttaaattcttgaattaagtgatagcgttagtgattagtgagtaagttaaaaacgagacaagtttagtgttcgtttgattaggtagtgctgcgaactacaacaccttgggaagcagctaacattctgcgttaggaggattaaaatttctaggtaaGCCCTCTAAAGggttaattagttttattcaattaattttataatattattttgagtttCTTCAAAGTTATTTCGTAATAGTGATCATTGTCATTCATCTCATAAAATTCTAGTGACCACAAATTATTTGTTCTCCAAAATTTAGGCGATAAACGCGTTATCAAAATTTCGTGCTTCAcacataaattattcaaatttatgaaaaatggtattttacttaaaaccaCCTCGCAACAACAAATTCTAGTTCCCTTTTGAATATCACTCATTTAAGTTACAATATTAGAAGTTAGTCATCACGTTGTTAcaacaaatttgagtgaaaagGCATCcaacaaatattaaacaaCAACCAAAAACTGAAACCAAAACTCACGATGCTTTTCAAACTGTTGTATACAAATAGTTTAAATTTCATATGCCAAAACCTTACGAAGTAGAATGTTGTTGCTAGTTAAAGATAGGgttagagtagaacgatttctctgTCGTGAAGtgttaggcgataaagcaaaagaatgtttctcttttgcgtccagatcagaaattacaggctcgtgagttggccatcttcatgggaagagtcgtagtccccggggacgctcttccccaactttaacaaggtctaagacgcggtggcaggtcgtagtttccgcccgttgtacttagaatggacgttgtaattcccgtcccaacggcaagtacttccaaGT
This window of the Tribolium castaneum strain GA2 chromosome 11, icTriCast1.1, whole genome shotgun sequence genome carries:
- the LOC107398962 gene encoding putative uncharacterized protein DDB_G0272516, translated to MENNRNTGNAGAPPQEMPTWFVRWLNSQQPRNAPNFAAPSTSTAVQRPLAVLQRRDDFARTRPGNSGSSGTSPSCEPFCARAGKFDHISDFGSSDGLTTYANHNRQCDRVLEKICTTTDAAEFLATQEIPGQNPGEKTNIAPRERPRATDHQLRNEPKRPRPNIDRHEVTRPAAPANRGNGFQKRSSDNQQWRNNQPSTSNNRWHNNNGNNSNNHWRKNNPNDNNNNTSSRAQGETS